A portion of the Calliphora vicina chromosome 5, idCalVici1.1, whole genome shotgun sequence genome contains these proteins:
- the morula gene encoding anaphase-promoting complex subunit 2 has translation MEIVWSDFSETCPILKECLDSTDLALEDVSTLDYIYEILWMEIGTFVRSKLSVKFWSCLNHNQAITKFYRDGESSEDVQLQYKLFTNFVNAVKNLDAFYQFIKTSLERLDAIRKLDHKKSIEKLNELLRASLLAQLTTHFNNVVFSFYSVSFRVFFNLHQSTSGSQDVEELDESGLSCKGCNQELEKCQCLTLLQTINEVNQKLLDLELLDRLAGQSMTFLVQIRIKEHIKNTCLGVFDRSHLKILLTWLDEVVIKWLMQIFHSSPNDDEMDTDSETGGKNADVIQSLKVKLTFYVYENFALSVINQFFSIIIDFPDSIPAIEDLKICMEKINLRRQIINTLKTSLEARILHPGVNTMDILTGYVAAIKAIRYLDNSGVILETVTAPIKEYLRKRTDTVRCVVTSLTEEGPTDLSEELAKGDTVKEAAGGNVNDELNNWENWQPDPFGLEASSLQMRTVKTSRSADIISMVVDIYGSKELFMSEYRNLLADRLLTQLEFNPEKEIRNLELLKLRFGESLLHNCEVMLKDIADSKRINATIHSDYKYVQNKEFDISSLIISAQFWPSFNKESVELPEEIANEFQKYTKTYEEYKGNRTLNWRTVTGKVNISIELGDRVLDMTVAPTQAVILYHFQNKNEWSLDDLSSLVKIPPSVLRRRMAFWQSHGILVESQPGIFKLIEEDLPKSQLEKLPINEIIAEDDDNESAMASASDQREEELQVFWSYIVGMLTNLDSLPIERIHQMLKLFASNGLGIEFTQDDLKDFLQRKVRDHKLIYSGGVYQLAK, from the exons ATGGAAATTGTGTGGTCGGATTTCAGTGAAACCTGTCCTATACTTAAAGAATGT TTGGACTCCACTGACTTGGCTCTTGAGGATGTCAGCACATTGGATTATATATATGAAATCCTATGGATGGAAATTGGAACTTTTGTGCGCAGCAAATTATCGGTAAAATTTTGGTCTTGCCTCAATCACAATCAAGCTATTACAAAATTCTACCGTGATGGAGAATCTTCTGAAGACGTTCAACTGCAGtacaaattatttacaaattttgttaatgcAGTTAAAAATCTAGATGCTTTCTATCAATTCATCAAGACCAGCTTAGAGAGATTAGATGCAATACGAAAATTGGATCATAAAAAGTCAATAGAAAAGTTGAATGAACTATTGCGGGCATCGTTGCTGGCTCAATTGACTACACATTTTAATAATGTGGTATTCTCTTTCTACAGTGTTTCCTTTAgggttttctttaatttacatCAAAGTACCAGTGGAAGTCAAG ACGTCGAAGAATTAGATGAAAGTGGCTTGTCCTGTAAGGGTTGCAATCAGGAACTGGAGAAATGCCAGTGTCTAACTCTGTTACAGACCATAAATGAGGTTAATCAGAAGTTGTTAGATTTGGAGTTATTAGATCGTCTGGCTGGACAATCGATGACATTTTTGGTGCAGATCAGAATAAAAGAGCATATTAAGAACACATGTCTTGGTGTTTTCGACAGATCTCACTTGAAAATTCTGCTAACG TGGCTAGATGAAGTGGTCATAAAATGGTTAATGCAAATATTCCATTCTAGTCCAAATGATGATGAAATGGATACAGATTCTGAGACTGGTGGCAAAAATGCAGATGTAATACAAAGTTTAAAGGTCAAATTGACATTTTATGTCTATGAGAATTTTGCTCTTAGTGTTATTAATCAATTCTTTAGTATTATTATAG aTTTTCCTGATTCTATACCTGCCATAGAAGATCTTAAGATTTgcatggaaaaaataaatttgcgtCGCCAAATCATTAATACTTTGAAGACTTCTTTGGAGGCTCGTATTTTGCATCCCGGAGTAAATACCATGGACATTTTGACGGGTTATGTAGCCGCCATTAAGGCCATACGTTATTTAGATAACAGCGGCGTTATATTGGAAACTGTTACGGCTCCCATTAAAGAGTACTTGAGAAAACGTACTGATACCGTTAGGTGTGTAGTGACCAGTCTTACGGAAGAGGGTCCCACAGATTTATCTGAAGAATTGGCCAAAGGCGATACTGTTAAGGAAGCAGCTGGCGGCAATGTTAATGATGAACTTAACAATTGGGAGAATTGGCAGCCAGATCCGTTTGGACTAGAGGCATCCAGTCTGCAAATGCGTACTGTGAAAACTTCACGTTCGGCTGATATTATATCAATGGTTGTGGATATTTATGGCAGTAAAGAGCTGTTTATGAGCGAATACCGCAATTTATTGGCGGATCGTTTGTTGACTCAGCTAGAATTTAATCCCGAAAAGGAAATCAGAAATCTAGAACTGTTAAAACTAAGATTTGGTGAATCTTTACTGCATAATTGCGAAGTTATGCTTAAAGATATTGCCGATTCGAAACGTATCAATGCTACCATTCACAGTGATTATAAATATGTGCAGA ataaagaaTTTGATATATCATCGTTGATAATATCAGCTCAATTTTGGCCATCCTTCAACAAAGAAAGTGTAGAATTACCTGAAGAAATAGCTAACGAATttcaaaaatacacaaaaacctATGAAGAGTATAAGGGTAATCGCACTTTAAATTGGCGCACTGTTACGGGCAAAGTTAACATTTCTATTGAACTGGGAGACAGGGTATTGGATATGACTGTAGCACCCACACAGGCAGTTATAttatatcattttcaaaataaaa atgaATGGTCATTGGATGATTTAAGTTCTTTGGTTAAAATACCACCATCTGTGCTAAGAAGACGTATGGCCTTTTGGCAATCTCATGGAATTTTAGTTGAATCTCAGCCtggtattttcaaattaatcgaAGAAGATTTGCCCAAATCGCAATTGGAGAAGTTGCCCATAAATGAAATTATAGCAGAAGACGATGATAATGAATCGGCCATGGCAAGTGCCAGTGATCAAAGAGAAGAGGAGTTACAA GTATTTTGGTCCTATATCGTTGGTATGCTCACCAATTTGGACTCCTTGCCCATAGAACGTATACATCAAATGCTAAAACTATTTGCCTCTAACGGCTTGGGCATTGAATTCACTCAAGACGAtcttaaagattttctacagcgtAAAGTACGCGACCACAAGCTGATATATTCTGGTGGTGTTTATCAATTAGCTAAATGA